From a region of the bacterium genome:
- a CDS encoding RtcB family protein, which translates to MAQATRALKRLDAYRWEIPVDYRPGMRVPGLIYADEFLLPQIEEDQALEQVANAATLPGIVRWAIAMPDIHWGYGFPIGGIAAMRLDDGVVSPGAVGYDINCGVRLLSTRLVEDEIRPHLGALVDRLFDDIPAGVGAHGRLRLSLPELLELLKGGAEWAVRRGYGRPGDLRRIESGGRIPGAQPQEVSQKALARGHDQLGTLGSGNHFLEVQRVDEIFDSSTAAIFGLHHPGQITVMIHCGSRGLGHQVCDDYLTVSGRALAHYGIIVPDRQLACVPLAAAEGQAYLGAMAAAANFAFANRQVITHWVRESFEEVLRRSADSIGLDIVYDVAHNMAKMEEHAVDGARMRLCVHRKGATRGFPAGHPDVPADYRDVGHPVFVPGDMGRYSYVLVGTQTALAEAFGSTPHGAGRLLSRGAAKRLLKGVDIVDALGRQGILVRVKSRELLAEEASEAYKDVADVVRVSNGAGLTRSVARLRPLAVIKG; encoded by the coding sequence GTGGCCCAAGCGACGCGTGCGTTGAAGCGGCTCGACGCGTACCGGTGGGAGATTCCCGTCGATTACAGGCCGGGGATGCGGGTGCCCGGGCTCATCTACGCGGACGAATTTCTCCTCCCGCAGATCGAGGAGGATCAGGCCCTCGAGCAGGTCGCCAACGCGGCCACGCTCCCGGGCATTGTGCGCTGGGCGATCGCGATGCCCGACATCCATTGGGGCTACGGCTTTCCCATCGGCGGAATTGCGGCGATGCGCCTCGACGATGGGGTCGTCTCCCCAGGGGCGGTGGGCTACGACATCAACTGCGGCGTCCGGCTCCTGTCCACCCGGCTCGTCGAAGACGAGATCCGCCCGCACCTCGGGGCGCTGGTCGACCGGCTGTTTGACGACATCCCCGCCGGGGTCGGTGCCCACGGCCGGCTGCGACTCAGCCTCCCCGAGCTCCTCGAGCTCCTGAAGGGGGGCGCGGAATGGGCCGTGCGGCGGGGGTACGGGCGACCGGGCGATCTCCGGCGCATCGAGTCGGGGGGGCGGATCCCGGGGGCGCAGCCACAGGAGGTAAGCCAGAAGGCCCTGGCCCGGGGCCATGATCAGCTCGGGACCCTCGGCTCCGGCAACCACTTTCTCGAGGTTCAGCGGGTCGATGAGATCTTTGACTCCTCGACGGCGGCGATCTTCGGCCTCCACCACCCCGGCCAGATCACGGTCATGATCCACTGTGGGTCTCGCGGGCTCGGGCACCAGGTGTGCGACGATTATCTCACCGTGAGCGGGCGCGCCCTTGCTCATTATGGCATCATCGTTCCCGATCGCCAGCTCGCCTGCGTCCCCCTGGCCGCCGCCGAGGGCCAGGCCTATCTCGGCGCCATGGCCGCCGCCGCGAACTTCGCCTTCGCGAACCGGCAGGTCATTACCCACTGGGTCCGAGAGAGCTTCGAGGAGGTCCTCCGCCGGAGCGCCGATTCGATCGGTCTCGACATCGTCTACGACGTGGCGCACAACATGGCCAAGATGGAGGAGCACGCGGTCGACGGCGCGCGCATGCGGCTCTGCGTACACCGCAAGGGCGCCACCAGGGGCTTCCCCGCCGGGCACCCCGATGTCCCCGCCGACTACCGGGACGTTGGCCACCCGGTGTTCGTCCCCGGCGACATGGGTCGGTATTCGTACGTGCTGGTTGGTACCCAGACAGCCCTCGCGGAGGCGTTCGGGTCGACCCCCCACGGGGCCGGCCGGTTGCTGAGCCGCGGCGCGGCCAAGCGCCTCCTTAAGGGCGTGGACATCGTGGACGCGCTCGGCCGGCAAGGCATCCTCGTGCGGGTCAAGAGCCGGGAACTCCTCGCTGAGGAGGCCTCCGAGGCGTACAAGGATGTGGCGGACGTGGTCCGGGTCAGCAATGGCGCGGGTCTGACCCGGTCGGTCGCCCGCCTCCGGCCGCTCGCGGTCATCAAGGGATGA
- a CDS encoding transposase — protein MVGSGQTAPPQRMRHIRWRARREALDLLTTVLEPTRLRAEEALMCYRLRWQVERLFFELKEVLDLHHFYLASPRGVAQQVYAAAVVYAAMRVAQARIAEMHGLTPEQLSPAKLFPRVARVSIALVDAELSFAATQRANPGVVLTKPDWAELPPTQVALATLLIERRRGNRRKRRYCTSRRQWKSFTHLPGARQFGLS, from the coding sequence ATGGTCGGCTCGGGCCAAACCGCCCCGCCCCAACGGATGCGGCATATCCGCTGGCGGGCGCGCCGGGAAGCGCTGGATCTGCTGACCACCGTCCTAGAGCCCACGCGGCTGCGGGCGGAGGAGGCGCTGATGTGCTACCGTCTTCGATGGCAGGTGGAGCGCTTGTTCTTTGAGCTGAAAGAGGTCCTCGATCTGCACCACTTCTACCTCGCCAGCCCGCGCGGGGTCGCCCAACAGGTGTATGCGGCGGCCGTGGTCTATGCGGCGATGCGCGTGGCGCAAGCGCGCATCGCGGAGATGCATGGCCTCACGCCCGAGCAACTGTCGCCAGCCAAGCTCTTCCCACGCGTCGCCCGCGTCTCGATCGCGCTTGTGGATGCGGAGCTCAGCTTTGCGGCTACCCAGCGCGCGAATCCCGGGGTCGTGCTCACCAAACCGGACTGGGCAGAACTCCCCCCAACGCAGGTCGCCCTGGCGACGCTGCTGATTGAACGCCGTCGTGGCAACCGCCGCAAGCGCCGGTATTGCACGAGCCGACGTCAATGGAAATCGTTCACGCATCTACCTGGCGCACGTCAGTTCGGGTTATCTTAG
- a CDS encoding ferritin-like domain-containing protein, whose product MLFSEKMNAAINGQIGREVAASLEYVSIASGFASEGLTELAKHFYRQAEEERDHAMRFVKYVVDAGGKAALPTIPAPKSAFAGAEEAVRNSPSSSIVPRRATSNASSESREPAGPPRGTSSPNGDTPLPSGNLLITEIGRRSAAELDMKTGLILYRGPLHVTYPSDTQLTRDGHYLVVDYSRPGKVVVVTQAGQVLWSYGPTRGPGRLDHPSLAIELPNGNLLLNDDANHRVIVLSRRTKQILWQYGVTGKSGRAPWYLNDPDGVDVKPPAFGR is encoded by the coding sequence ATGCTGTTCAGTGAAAAGATGAACGCGGCGATAAACGGACAGATCGGTCGCGAGGTCGCGGCGTCGCTCGAGTACGTCTCCATCGCATCTGGCTTTGCCTCCGAGGGCCTGACTGAACTGGCCAAACATTTCTACCGCCAGGCCGAAGAGGAGCGCGATCACGCGATGCGCTTCGTGAAGTACGTGGTGGACGCGGGGGGCAAAGCGGCCCTCCCGACCATTCCCGCCCCCAAGAGCGCGTTTGCGGGCGCCGAGGAAGCCGTGAGAAACTCGCCCTCGTCTTCGATCGTCCCCCGGCGCGCCACATCCAACGCCAGTTCGGAGTCACGGGAGCCTGCCGGGCCGCCCCGGGGTACTTCCTCACCCAACGGGGACACGCCGCTGCCGAGCGGCAATCTCCTTATCACCGAGATCGGCCGACGGAGCGCGGCAGAACTCGACATGAAGACCGGTCTGATCCTCTACCGGGGTCCCCTTCACGTCACCTACCCCTCGGACACTCAGTTGACCCGGGACGGTCACTACCTCGTCGTGGATTACAGCCGCCCCGGCAAGGTCGTCGTGGTCACGCAGGCGGGACAGGTGCTCTGGTCGTACGGCCCCACACGAGGCCCCGGCCGGCTGGACCATCCGTCCCTGGCCATCGAGCTCCCGAACGGGAATCTTCTGCTCAACGATGACGCGAATCATCGAGTGATCGTCCTCAGCCGGCGCACCAAACAGATCCTGTGGCAGTACGGCGTCACGGGAAAATCGGGCCGGGCACCCTGGTATCTCAACGATCCTGACGGCGTGGATGTAAAGCCGCCGGCCTTCGGGCGCTGA
- a CDS encoding nicotinate phosphoribosyltransferase — translation MTLSSSKEPLIAPASGFVTEQTMALLTDLYELTMARSYLRGGRNEPSTFDLFVRSLPPRRGFLVSAGLDTVLTYLERVRFSDGAIAYLRTLHLFDEAFLRYLRTFTFTGDVRAIPEGEVVFPPEPLLEITAPRIDAQIVETFLLNQINFQTMVASKAARIVLAARGRSVVDFSPRRDHGTDAAMKVARCSYLAGCAGTSNVLAGMAYGIPVSGTMAHSYVMSFDDELEAFRAYARHFPEHCLLLIDTYDTVQGARNAAIVAAELQARGHRLRGVRLDSGDLADLSHKVRRILDDAGFPSVRILASGDLNEDKIRDLLDANAPIDMFGVGTEMGVSYDAPALGGVYKLVEDTRGYRIKRSTGKVTLPGRKQVWRVSRDGQMVEDVIALHDEPAPAGARPLLAEVLRGGTRIWSESLEDGRQRCRDRMASLPAVLRMLDAARNPVALSGKLEALRCQMSSR, via the coding sequence TTGACCCTGTCATCGAGCAAGGAACCGCTGATCGCTCCCGCATCGGGTTTCGTGACCGAACAGACGATGGCCCTGCTCACCGATCTGTACGAGCTGACGATGGCGCGGAGCTATCTCCGGGGTGGGCGGAACGAGCCCTCCACGTTCGACCTGTTCGTGCGGAGCCTTCCGCCGCGACGCGGCTTTCTTGTGAGCGCCGGGCTCGACACGGTCCTGACCTATCTCGAACGGGTGCGTTTCTCCGATGGAGCGATCGCCTACCTGCGCACGCTGCACCTGTTCGACGAGGCGTTCTTGAGGTATCTCCGCACGTTCACGTTCACCGGGGACGTGCGGGCGATCCCGGAGGGCGAAGTGGTCTTTCCTCCGGAACCGTTGTTGGAGATCACCGCCCCCCGCATCGACGCTCAGATCGTGGAAACCTTCCTGCTGAATCAGATCAACTTCCAAACGATGGTCGCGAGCAAAGCCGCCCGCATCGTGCTCGCCGCGCGCGGCCGCTCGGTCGTGGACTTCTCGCCGCGGCGAGATCACGGCACCGACGCTGCCATGAAGGTCGCCCGGTGCTCCTATCTGGCGGGGTGCGCCGGTACCTCAAACGTGCTCGCCGGTATGGCGTATGGCATCCCCGTTTCCGGCACGATGGCGCACTCTTACGTGATGTCCTTTGACGACGAACTCGAGGCGTTCCGGGCGTACGCGCGGCACTTCCCTGAGCATTGCCTGCTCCTCATCGATACCTACGATACGGTGCAGGGCGCCCGAAACGCTGCGATCGTGGCCGCGGAGCTGCAGGCCCGGGGTCACCGCCTCCGCGGTGTCCGCCTCGACAGCGGCGACCTCGCGGATCTCAGCCACAAGGTCCGGCGGATTCTCGACGATGCCGGCTTCCCGAGCGTGCGAATCCTCGCCAGCGGGGATCTCAACGAAGACAAGATCCGCGATCTCCTGGACGCGAACGCTCCGATCGATATGTTCGGGGTCGGCACCGAGATGGGGGTGTCGTATGACGCTCCCGCGTTGGGGGGCGTGTACAAGCTCGTGGAGGATACCCGAGGCTACCGGATCAAGCGCAGCACTGGCAAAGTCACCCTTCCCGGGCGGAAGCAGGTCTGGCGAGTGAGCCGGGATGGTCAAATGGTCGAGGACGTGATCGCCCTCCACGATGAGCCGGCGCCTGCGGGTGCCCGGCCCCTGCTGGCCGAAGTGCTGCGGGGAGGCACGCGCATCTGGTCCGAGTCCCTTGAGGACGGTCGCCAACGCTGTCGTGACCGCATGGCTTCTTTGCCGGCGGTGCTTCGCATGCTCGACGCGGCGAGAAACCCTGTCGCGCTCAGCGGAAAGCTCGAAGCACTCCGTTGCCAGATGTCCAGCCGATAG
- a CDS encoding FAD:protein FMN transferase, with the protein MGRMMHSADRNLHEATFRAMGCQMALVVATEDAQAAAVHLAAARSLIDGLEDRLSRFRTTSELSHLNAHPARSMPVSEDLWEVLQLAIDGARRTGGLYDPTILDALESVGYDRPFQEMRGENGPLRRLTSRPDSWREIRLDSRARTVTLPSGARLDFGGIAKAWTAERAATSLSALGPCLVDAGGDIATRGAPPGRPGWPIGVADPRHPDRDLTTLVVAHRGVATSGVDFRRWRRDGTVYHHIIDPRTHLPARTDLWSVTVVAANAREANLHAITALILGSKEGLRYLAAQYDIEGLAVDQEGGVRTTPGFCRQVWSKWIAGGVTDG; encoded by the coding sequence ATGGGACGGATGATGCACAGCGCGGATCGGAACCTGCACGAAGCCACGTTCCGTGCCATGGGATGCCAGATGGCACTGGTGGTCGCCACCGAGGATGCCCAGGCGGCCGCGGTTCACCTGGCCGCCGCCCGCTCTCTCATTGACGGTTTAGAGGATCGCCTCAGCCGGTTTCGGACGACCAGTGAATTGAGCCACCTCAACGCCCACCCCGCGCGCTCCATGCCGGTCAGCGAGGATCTGTGGGAGGTGCTGCAGCTCGCCATCGACGGTGCCAGGCGCACCGGCGGCCTGTACGATCCAACCATCCTGGACGCCTTGGAATCCGTGGGCTACGATCGTCCGTTCCAGGAAATGCGGGGGGAGAACGGGCCCCTTCGTAGGCTGACGTCCCGCCCCGATTCGTGGCGAGAGATCCGGCTTGATTCTCGAGCACGCACTGTGACCCTCCCATCAGGGGCGCGTTTGGACTTTGGCGGGATCGCGAAGGCGTGGACGGCCGAGCGGGCGGCAACGTCGCTGTCTGCGCTGGGGCCCTGCCTTGTGGACGCTGGCGGCGACATCGCGACCCGAGGCGCTCCGCCGGGCCGGCCGGGATGGCCTATTGGGGTGGCCGATCCCCGGCATCCTGACCGAGACTTGACCACCTTGGTGGTGGCGCATCGCGGTGTGGCGACCTCGGGGGTCGATTTCCGGCGCTGGCGTCGAGATGGCACCGTATACCACCATATCATCGATCCTCGGACGCATCTTCCGGCACGAACCGACCTTTGGTCAGTGACGGTTGTCGCCGCGAACGCCCGGGAGGCGAACCTGCACGCTATTACGGCCCTCATCCTGGGCTCGAAGGAAGGGCTCCGGTACCTGGCCGCGCAGTACGATATTGAAGGGCTCGCCGTAGACCAGGAGGGTGGCGTGCGCACAACGCCCGGATTCTGCCGCCAGGTGTGGTCGAAGTGGATTGCAGGAGGAGTCACCGATGGATGA
- a CDS encoding YceI family protein: protein MCTWTGLICLPRCGGALRRRAGLLALAGLFAAWMPLGGALSAGPAPAGVERFVIDSSASQALYHVGETFFNRNNQFKVAVGITHGIQGQILIDRAHPSQSRIGQITVDISQLTSDSRRRDREIRSQWLESARYPTAVFTPTAIDGLPAAYVDGRAISIRIAGNLEVHGVTKPVTFTGTVTLNGQMLTGDATTNVLMTDFGFDPPSLLGFLQAQNQVELEIQFTAQRAP, encoded by the coding sequence ATGTGCACATGGACAGGGTTGATATGCCTGCCGCGGTGCGGCGGCGCGCTTCGGCGCCGCGCGGGTCTCTTGGCGCTGGCGGGCCTTTTCGCCGCATGGATGCCGCTCGGCGGGGCGCTCTCGGCCGGGCCCGCCCCGGCGGGTGTGGAGCGGTTCGTGATCGACTCGTCAGCGTCGCAGGCGCTGTACCACGTCGGCGAGACTTTCTTCAATCGGAACAATCAGTTCAAAGTCGCGGTCGGGATCACGCACGGGATCCAGGGCCAGATCCTGATCGATCGGGCCCACCCGTCGCAGAGCCGGATCGGCCAGATCACCGTGGACATCAGTCAGCTCACTTCGGACAGCCGCCGCCGCGACCGGGAGATTCGAAGCCAGTGGCTCGAGTCCGCGCGGTACCCGACCGCGGTGTTCACTCCGACTGCGATCGACGGCCTGCCGGCTGCCTACGTGGACGGCCGCGCGATCTCCATCCGGATCGCTGGCAACCTCGAGGTCCATGGGGTCACCAAGCCGGTCACCTTCACAGGCACGGTCACGCTCAACGGACAGATGCTGACCGGCGACGCCACCACGAACGTCCTGATGACCGACTTCGGATTCGATCCGCCGTCCCTCCTGGGGTTTCTCCAGGCGCAGAACCAGGTGGAACTGGAGATTCAGTTTACTGCGCAGCGCGCGCCGTAG
- a CDS encoding dienelactone hydrolase family protein yields MTTSTFRSHGEGRRVEVRTRSVGLEGDLGIPRDAGGIVLFAHGSGSSRHSLRNRFVAELLREGHLGTFLIDLLTAEEEAADAATGYLRFDIDLLGDRLVAITDWLLAHPETRALPIGYFGASTGAGAALVAASRRAAAVHAVVSRGGRPDLAWSFLPQVMAPTLLIVGGHDFAVLDLNKKALEALCVEKALAVVPGATHLFEEPGALEEVARLAREWFDHHLAERQEEGG; encoded by the coding sequence ATGACGACCTCGACGTTTAGATCTCACGGGGAAGGCCGACGTGTCGAAGTCCGGACCCGCTCGGTAGGCCTCGAGGGCGATCTCGGCATTCCCAGGGACGCCGGGGGCATCGTGTTGTTCGCCCACGGGAGCGGGAGCAGCCGCCACAGTCTGCGCAACCGCTTCGTGGCCGAGCTCCTCCGCGAAGGCCACCTTGGCACCTTCCTGATCGACCTCCTCACGGCGGAGGAGGAAGCGGCGGACGCGGCCACAGGATATCTCCGGTTCGACATCGATCTGCTCGGGGATCGCCTTGTGGCGATCACCGACTGGCTCCTGGCACACCCGGAGACGCGCGCCCTGCCAATTGGCTATTTCGGCGCCAGCACGGGGGCAGGGGCCGCCCTCGTCGCCGCCAGCCGGCGGGCCGCCGCCGTCCACGCTGTGGTCTCGCGGGGTGGCCGCCCGGATCTCGCCTGGTCCTTTCTCCCTCAGGTGATGGCGCCCACGCTCCTGATCGTGGGAGGGCATGACTTCGCCGTCCTCGACTTGAACAAGAAGGCGCTTGAGGCACTGTGCGTGGAGAAGGCCTTGGCGGTCGTACCGGGAGCGACCCACCTATTCGAGGAACCCGGCGCGCTCGAGGAGGTCGCCCGGCTGGCGAGGGAGTGGTTCGACCACCATCTCGCCGAAAGGCAGGAGGAGGGGGGTTGA
- a CDS encoding NAD/NADP octopine/nopaline dehydrogenase family protein, which yields MRLGAARFVAGEDLDACMAVLRRLNERGLLTNSLAPNRLDHRYLIEDVPYGLVALAELAQVADVATPPMKSLVSISSVLASRNFWVEGRTLDKMGLSGIAAKITRTDVRQVDA from the coding sequence ATGCGGCTGGGCGCAGCGCGGTTTGTCGCTGGGGAGGATCTGGACGCCTGCATGGCGGTCCTCCGACGATTGAACGAGCGCGGGTTGCTCACCAATTCGCTCGCACCAAATCGGCTCGACCACCGGTATCTGATCGAGGATGTCCCGTATGGACTCGTCGCGCTTGCTGAATTGGCCCAGGTAGCGGATGTTGCTACGCCGCCTATGAAGAGCTTGGTCTCTATTTCTTCAGTGTTAGCTTCTCGTAACTTCTGGGTTGAAGGACGGACACTCGATAAGATGGGGCTTAGTGGCATCGCCGCTAAGATAACCCGAACTGACGTGCGCCAGGTAGATGCGTGA
- a CDS encoding DUF2231 domain-containing protein: MPLQFNWRVELHPVLAHFPIALLFLAFLLDGIGWVWKSQSPRIAAFYCLVAGAVGTVLTVMSGLLTPEAREREGEALRGAPLSLRSFFSGRLVEVHKHWGYVLLALVVLWLAARVLAQVRPPRWQGLAMSISVLVMIALIMTGYYGGDLVYGRRGRGRGQMAPSPRVEGAHVLSLEGGVSPTDFP, translated from the coding sequence TTGCCGTTGCAATTCAACTGGCGCGTTGAGCTGCATCCGGTCCTGGCGCATTTTCCCATTGCGCTGTTGTTTCTGGCCTTTCTTCTCGACGGGATCGGCTGGGTGTGGAAGTCACAATCCCCCCGCATCGCTGCGTTCTACTGTCTGGTAGCGGGCGCCGTTGGCACAGTGTTGACCGTGATGAGCGGTTTACTGACTCCAGAGGCACGTGAGCGTGAGGGGGAGGCACTGCGGGGGGCTCCCCTCAGCCTACGCAGCTTTTTTAGCGGGCGCCTCGTGGAGGTGCACAAGCACTGGGGGTATGTCTTGCTTGCCCTGGTCGTGCTGTGGCTCGCCGCGCGTGTTCTGGCTCAGGTTCGTCCCCCGCGCTGGCAGGGTCTTGCGATGAGCATTAGCGTGCTTGTGATGATCGCACTTATTATGACCGGCTATTACGGTGGGGATCTTGTCTATGGGCGGCGTGGACGTGGGCGCGGCCAGATGGCCCCTTCCCCCCGCGTTGAAGGGGCACACGTCTTGTCGCTGGAAGGTGGTGTCAGCCCAACGGATTTCCCATAA